The sequence CCACCGTCGGTGGAGCGGAAGATGGCTGCATCTTCTATGCCTGCGTACACGGTATTGGGTTCGGTGAGCGACGGTTCCAGATGCCACACCCGCTTGAACTCCCACGGATGCTGCGTGCCGTCATAAAACTGATGGGTCGTGAGCGGCTTGCCTGTCGCCTCAGACACGTCATAAGCAAATTTGTTGCTCTCGCCTTTGGGCATGCCATCGGGAGTGGTGGTGGGTTGGCCGGCGGGCGTTCCGGGCTGGTGCCAGGTTTTACCACCATCGTCCGAACGCTGAATGATTTGTCCAAACCATCCGCTGGTTTGCGAGGCGTAGATGCGATTGGGATCGACCGGCGATCCTTTCAGGTGATACATTTCCCAGCCCGCAAAGTGCGGACCACTGACATCCCACTTTTCACGCTTGCCGTCGGACTCAAGAATGAATGCGCCTTTGCGCGTGCCTACCAGAACGCGGACTCTGCTCATGCGTCGCTCCTTGAAAAACCTGTTTATTTTCGCACCGAATCAATTGTCTGCGTATGACTCGAGCTACTCTGATACGAATCTGAGTCGAAAAGGCACGACTCAAGCCGTGCCCTCCCCAACCAACATGTTCTTCCCAACGATCGAACTACGCTGCCTTGGCGGGCGCGCTCATCATCTGCGTCATGAATTCGCGCATTTTCGCCACATGGCCGGGTGCGCGTTTGTCGCTCCACGCCTCATAGCGCTGGGCGGCTTTCTCCAGATGCGCGAGGTATGCGGGGCTTGCAAATAGTTCACGCAACTGCGGGACGACGCCCTTGGCCATCTCCCAGACGCCAAAAAACTCGCCGGTCGTCTCGAAGAAGAGATCCTCGTTCAGGAGATCATAGTTCAAGAGCGCACAGGTTTGCTCCCAATAGCCCAGCACCATGTTGGCAAAGTTTCCGCCTTCGGTTCCGGGAGCTGCGATCTTCATTGCATCCTCCAGGTTTTGCACCCGGTAGTTCTTGAAGTACCAGTCGCGGGCCTTGCGCAGCAGGGCTTCGCGCCGCATTTCGTAAACCTGGAGTTGAAGCTGCGCTTGTTCGTGGGTTGGTTTCGCCATGATCGTTCTCCTTAATTTGATTTTCATTACTGTTGGTACGACGTTGCAGCCACTACGAGAGCCGAGGTCGCTGCCGGAAATCCTCGGCGCGATCTGAGCTCTACCTGTGCAACGAAGGAGAAGGCTCAGGATCGACATTCTTTCTACCTATTTTAGGACCCCATCTGCCGGGGTTTCCTCCGCGAACGAATACTATGCAATATGTCGCTTGCGTTATGCAAGTGACTTGCTAGAATAGCAATGTGCCCAGGCCAAGGCGCGGCTCCGCCCGCCGTTCGGGATGTCCGCTGAATGCTTCGATCGAGATGCTGGGGGACCGCTGGTCGTTGCTAATCATCCGCGACATGATGCTGCGCGGTTCGAAAACCTACAAAGAATTTCTGCATTCCCACGAACGAATCGCCACCAATATTCTTGCGGAACGTTTGCAGCGGCTCATCTCCTACGGGATTATTTCTGTGGAGCCGGATCCGGAGGATGGGCGCAAACAGATTTACTTGCTAACTCAAAAAGGGATTGACCTCGCGCCCGTCCTGACGGAGATGGTGCTCTGGGCTTCGGCGCACGAAGAAACTGGCAACCAGGCGCTGGTTCAACTCATGCGAACGGATCGAACGAAGTTTCTGATGGGCATCCGCCAGCGTTGGGCCGAGGCTACAAAACACAACAACGCTTAGTTCAGTTATTTGCCGGTGAGGATTCCGCCGGCACGAAGTCGCTGAGCGTAAGCACTGCCTGCACCGTACCGTCTTTAATGTCGGCTTTCAAGCGGAAGCCGAGCTTGCGGCAGATTGCTTGCATGTCTCGATTCTCGGCGAGGATCGTAGATTCGACGCTCACCAACTTTTCAGCGCGGGCGACTTCGATCAGTCGGCAGAACAGTTCCGTTCCTAATCCTTGATGTTGGAAACGATCGTCGACCAGCACGGCCATCTCGGCTTCATGGCGGCCGCGGAACTGGCTGAGGCGTCCGATCGCAATAATTTCGGGATCACCCTCGGCATTCTTCTGTTCAGCCACCAGCGCCATTTCCCGGTCGTAGTCAATGAAGCAGATGCGCGTCAGCCGTTCGTGCGCGGTGCGCTGACTCAGCTTCAGGGACTGGAAATAGCGCATGTAGACGGTGCGATCCGAAAGCGCGTGATGCAGTTTGATAAGCAAGGGTTCGTCTTCAGGACGGATGGGGCGGAACAGAATCTCCTTGCCATTTTTCATGGTCCCGGCGCGGACGTATTGCTTGGGGTAGGGCCGAATAGCGAGGCGAGGCAGTTGTTCCTCCTTCGCATCCTGCGGATAGACAATGACGCGGGCGTCGAGAGCGATCAGACGCTCGGGCGAAGCCAGCAGTGGATTGATGTCGATCTCCCGGATCCAGCGCTGTTCGACGACGAGTTGGCTGAAACGCACCAGCAGGTCTTCGAGCGCGCCCATGTCGATGGCTTTGCGTCCGCGCACACCCTGTAGAGCGGCAAAGATCTTCGTCTGCTCCATCACGCGGCGCGCCAGCGTGGTATTGAGAGGAGGCAGGGACAGAGCGCGGTCCTTAAAAACCTCTACCAGTTGTCCGCCGGTGCCGAAGAGCAGAACCGGCCCAAACTGCGCGTCCACCGAGCTGCCGAGAATCAGTTCGTAGCCGTCCGCACGGATGAAGGGCTGCACCGTGACTCCCTGAAAACTATCGGCGCCGGCTTTTTCTCGGACGGACGATTCAATTTCCCGCCACGCGCGCTTTACGGCTGCGGCGCCGCTCAGGTTCAACTTCACGCCGCCAACATCTGTCTTGTGTGTGATTGTGTGGGAAAGCAATTTCAGGACGACCGGATAGCCCAACTTTTCTGCCTGCGCGGCTGCTTCATCCTCGGAATGCGCCTCGAGTGTAGGCGCGGTAGGGATCCCGTAACAGGCCAGCAACTCTTTCGATTCCGGCTCGGTCAGCAGCGTGCGGCCAGTCTGTCGCACGGTTTCGATGAGGGCCTCAGCGCGGGTGCGATCTGGCCCCTCGGCGCCTTGGGGCAACAAGGGAGTTTCATACAGGCCGCGAAGAAGATAGCTGTAACGCCACATGTAGTAGAAAATCCGGGCCGCGGTGTCGGGATAGGAAAACGTGGGGATGCCGGCGCGATTCAGGATCGCCATCCCGTCAGTCATTTCGCCGCCACCCATCCACGTAGCGAGCACGGGTTTGCCAAGGCCGGTCGCGAAGGGAACCAATTTCTCAGCCGTCACGGTTGGATGCGACATTCCTTGCGGGCAGGTAATCGCCAGCACGCCGTCATTGCTGGGATCGTTGGCGACGATCTCGATCACCTTGGCGTACTTATCGGGCAGAGCGTCGCCGAGGATGTCGACAGGGTTATTGTGGCTCCAGTGAGATGGCAGCAGCTGGTTAAGCTGATCCATGGTCTCCGGAGAAAGCTGGGCGAGTTCGCCGCCGGCGGCGATGATGGAATCGGCGGCAAGCACTCCGGGGCCTCCGGCATTGGTGACGACGGCGAGGCGTGGTCCCTTGGGCCGGGGCTGCTTCGAGAGAACCTCGGCCATGTAGAACAGGTCGGCGATGGTGTTGACGCGGAGCACGCCACAACGAAGAAAGGCCGCATCCAGCACTTCGTCGCTGCCGGCGAGTGTTCCCGTGTGCGAGGCAGCAGCATGGGCGGCGGCTTCGGTGCGTCCAGCTTTGATCACGATGATCGGCTTGGTGAGCGAGACTTCGCGCGCCGCAGACAGGAACGAGCGAGCATCTCCGACGGACTCCATGTACATGACGATGGAGTGCGTCCGCGGATCGCTGCCCAGGTAGTCGATCAAGTCTCCCCATCCCACATCGAGCATGGAGCCGACCGAAACGAAGGCGCTGAAGCCGACGAGTTCCTGCTTTGCCCAATCGAGAATCGCGGTACACAACGCGCCGCTCTGGCTGATGAACGCCACATTGCCCGGCCGCGCCAGATGATGCGAGGCAAAAGTTGCGTTGAGGCCGGTAATCGGGTTCATGATGCCGAGACAATTCGGACCGATGACGCGCATCCCACTGTCGCCGAGCTGGGCCAGAATCTGGCGTTCCAGTTCTTTGCCGTGATCCCCGTGTTCTTTGAATCCCGCCGAGATTACGATGGCGCCTTTGACGCCAGCCGCTACGCACTGTGCGATGACTGCAGGCACGGTTTCTGCGGGCGTGGCGATGACGGCGAGATCGACCTGTTCCGGGATCTCCTGCACGGTCGGGTAAGCCTTGATGCCGAGCACGTTACTGCGTCTTTCACTGACCGGGTAGACGGCGCCGCCGAAGGGGCTGCTGAGCAAGCTCCATAGGATCGCGCGTCCGACACTGCCTTCGCGGTCGGTCGCTCCGATCACCGCGACGCCGTGCGGGTTGAAGATTGCATCCAGGGGGTGGCCCTCACCCCTGATTTTCTTGGATTTAGTCTGCGCGGGGTTGGATTCCGGCTTTCGATCGCGCTTCGGGATGCTCATGGCCACTCAGTTTACGCCACAGGTGGGCAAGGGTCTGTGATGTTGCGCACTGCATTTCCGGGGCGTTCGTCACTTTATTGGCGCTTGGAAAAGGCCAATTCGTGATCTACAATTCCGCCTACTCGGGGACAATCCATGATGATTCAGCACCCCGGGATTCGTGCGTCTTGCGCACGAAGTAGTGCTCAAGGAGCGTCTCAAATGAAGAAACTGCTCACATTGATGTTTGCGCTTGCCCTCTCCGTGTCCTTGTCGTCGTTCGCCCTCGCCCAGGACAAGATGGACCACGACAAGATGGACAAAAAAGAAGACAAGATGGAGAAGAAGGAAAAGAAGCACCACCATAAGAAAGAAAAGAAAGAGAAGAAGGACGAGATGAAGCACGACGACATGAAGAAAGACGAAATGAAG is a genomic window of Acidobacteriota bacterium containing:
- a CDS encoding helix-turn-helix transcriptional regulator, which codes for MLGDRWSLLIIRDMMLRGSKTYKEFLHSHERIATNILAERLQRLISYGIISVEPDPEDGRKQIYLLTQKGIDLAPVLTEMVLWASAHEETGNQALVQLMRTDRTKFLMGIRQRWAEATKHNNA
- a CDS encoding bifunctional acetate--CoA ligase family protein/GNAT family N-acetyltransferase; this translates as MSIPKRDRKPESNPAQTKSKKIRGEGHPLDAIFNPHGVAVIGATDREGSVGRAILWSLLSSPFGGAVYPVSERRSNVLGIKAYPTVQEIPEQVDLAVIATPAETVPAVIAQCVAAGVKGAIVISAGFKEHGDHGKELERQILAQLGDSGMRVIGPNCLGIMNPITGLNATFASHHLARPGNVAFISQSGALCTAILDWAKQELVGFSAFVSVGSMLDVGWGDLIDYLGSDPRTHSIVMYMESVGDARSFLSAAREVSLTKPIIVIKAGRTEAAAHAAASHTGTLAGSDEVLDAAFLRCGVLRVNTIADLFYMAEVLSKQPRPKGPRLAVVTNAGGPGVLAADSIIAAGGELAQLSPETMDQLNQLLPSHWSHNNPVDILGDALPDKYAKVIEIVANDPSNDGVLAITCPQGMSHPTVTAEKLVPFATGLGKPVLATWMGGGEMTDGMAILNRAGIPTFSYPDTAARIFYYMWRYSYLLRGLYETPLLPQGAEGPDRTRAEALIETVRQTGRTLLTEPESKELLACYGIPTAPTLEAHSEDEAAAQAEKLGYPVVLKLLSHTITHKTDVGGVKLNLSGAAAVKRAWREIESSVREKAGADSFQGVTVQPFIRADGYELILGSSVDAQFGPVLLFGTGGQLVEVFKDRALSLPPLNTTLARRVMEQTKIFAALQGVRGRKAIDMGALEDLLVRFSQLVVEQRWIREIDINPLLASPERLIALDARVIVYPQDAKEEQLPRLAIRPYPKQYVRAGTMKNGKEILFRPIRPEDEPLLIKLHHALSDRTVYMRYFQSLKLSQRTAHERLTRICFIDYDREMALVAEQKNAEGDPEIIAIGRLSQFRGRHEAEMAVLVDDRFQHQGLGTELFCRLIEVARAEKLVSVESTILAENRDMQAICRKLGFRLKADIKDGTVQAVLTLSDFVPAESSPANN